The sequence AGCCGCGTGGTCCACATGCGACAGATGAACGCCTCGGCGCGTTCAAAATCGCATGGACACGCCGTGCCGCGCAATAGTCGCGCTCGCGTCGGGCCCGCCGATGCGCGCTTGCCGTTCCTGCCTCCCGAAGATTGGCACGAACCGGCCGAGGAAAGCAATTCGTACAGCGTCATCGTCCAGAAACCGGGCGCCGGCTACCGCCATGTCGTCACGCGCGAGGAAGTGATCGCCCGGCTCGCCGAGCTGCCCAGCGAGTTGCTGCGTCCGCTGCAGTTTCTGCAACTGAGCCGCATGACGCGCAAGAAGCAAAGCTTTCCCTGCTATGGCATGCAGTGGGGCGCGACGATCTATCTCTATCCGATGGAAGAGAGCCTCACCGAAAACTACAACTGGCCCCCCAAGCCAAGCCAGGTGGTCGAGGCCGAGATGTACGGCGGACGCTGGGTCAACACCGGCGGTTCGGCCTGGAGTCTCCTCTGGACCGAAGAGGCGATCCGAGACTTCTACCTGAACAACATCTTGATCCACGAGCTCGGGCACCTGCTCGATCATCGCAATCGCGGTTACACGGACCGTGAGCGTTTCGCCGAGTGGTTCGCCGTGCGCTACGGCTACCAGTGGCCGGGCCGTCCTCGCGCCGACCGCCAGATCGTGCGCCGCCACCATGCGCCCCGCCTTCGCTGATCGGCCGGTTTCGGGCGTCTACCCCCTTTCTCTCGGCACGGATTGCGTGTTCCTCGCCGCGCTCGGCTATAATCGGCGTAAGATCGCAGCGGTCTGAGGGCGTTCTTGAATCGCGGTCCGCCGGGCCGCCTTCTCGCGCCTGTGGAACAGAGCCCCTCGATCGCAGCTAAACAGAGAAGGAAAGAGGCATGCGCTCCTGGCGGTATTTCCTGGCAGTTCTTGCGCTGGCGGGCGCGTGGTCCCTGATGACCGACACGGCCCGCGCGGCGGTCACGCCCGAGCAAAAGGCCGCGGCCAAAGAGATCCAGGACCTGCTGCGCGAGGCCAACCGCCAGATTCGCGTCAAAGACCTCGACGCTGCGACCAAGACCCTCTCCACGGCCCGCGACGAGCTCAAGAAACTCGCCGCCTCGGGGGACGAGCGCGAGACGCGCGGCCTGGCCGCTCCCCTTGAAAAGCGTCTCGCCGGCATGGAAAAGCTGCTCGGCGAGAAGCTCGGCCGCAGCGGCATGCCGGCCGGTCCCAGCTTCTCGAAAGAGGTTGCGCCCATCCTGCTCGCCCGCTGCGGGGCATGTCACGTGAGACGCACCCGCGGCGGACTGAGCATGTCGAGCTACGCGGCGATCGGACAGGGAGCCGATGGCTCACCCGTCGTTGTCGCGGGAGACAGCGAATCGAGCCGGCTCGTCGAATCGATTCGCTCGGGCGACATGCCGCGCGGCGGCGGTCGCGTCCCGTCCGAAGAGCTCGCCACGCTCGAAGCATGGATCAAGGGGGGAGCCCGTTTCGATGGCGACAATCCCAACACCCCGCTCGATCGGCTCGTGCCGGCGGGCTCGGCCATGCCAGCCATGACCGATGCCCTGATGGTGGCCCGGCCGAAAGGAAACGAAACGGTTCTTTTCTCGCGCGATATCGCGCCGGTGCTGGTGGCTCAATGCATCGGTTGCCACGGCGGCAACCAAGCCTCGGCGAATCTGAACCTCGACGACTTCAACAGCCTGTTGCGGGGGGGGAACACGGGGGCTCTGCTCGTACCGGGCAAAGCCGATGAAAGTCTGCTGATCCAGAAGCTGCGCGCCCCGGAGCGCGAACGCATGCCGCTCCGCCGCCCGGCCCTGCCCGAGGAGACCATTGCCAGGTTCGTCACCTGGATTAACGAAGGGGCCACCTTCGACGGTCTCGATCCACGTCGACCCACGGACGAAATCGCCGAGATCTATCGCACGAGCCAGATGTCGCACGAGGAACTCTCCGCCGAACGTGTCGATTACGCCAGGAAGAAATGGCACTTGGCCATTCCCGACGAAAAGCCGGCGCAGCACGAAACGCCGCAGTTTCTCTTCGTGGGGGATCGCCCCGCCGCCGAGTTAGCGCCACTGGCCGATCTGGCAGAGGCCTCAGCCACGCGATTCGCCAAGTACGTCAATCTGCCCACGGGCGAACCGTTGATTCGCGGACGGTTGACCTTTTTTGTTCTGGCGCGCCGTTTCGACTATGGAGAGTTTGCCCAGATGGTCGAGGGGCGCGAGGCCGAAGCGACGGAAGATGCCCACTGGCGCTACGACATCCTCGATGCCTATTCGTGTCTCGTGCTGCCGCGCGAGGCCGACCCGGCACGGGCGTCGGGGCTGCTCACGCGCGAGCTGATCGGCGCGTATCTCGAGCATTTGGCCGAGGTGCCCGCCTGGTTTGCGCGCGGTTCGGCCTTGGCATTGGCGGCGCAGCTCGAACCACGCGGCGCCGATCGGGCCGCCCTCGACGAGGCCGCCCGAGCCGCGCGCGCCAAACTGACCAATCCCCAGGCCTTCCTGACCGGCAATGTCGTGCCGGCCGAAGTCGATCCGCTCAGCTACGGCTTCGTGAAGTTTCTGTTGACCAGCCCCGAACGCTATCGGGCACTCCTCGCCTCGCTGCGCGGGGGACAGAAATTCGACGAGGCCCTCAAACAACATTACGGCCGCGATGCCGAGGCCTTAGTAAAACTCTGGCCACGCTAATTATTTCTCCGCGGTGCGGGACGCAGGCACCATGGCCGGCGTCCTCTCTGGGGAACAGAGAAACTCCACGCCGCGATGCTGCGCCCGTGCAGCGAGGACCATTCGCATTGTCGAGGATGCGGCAGCAAACCACGACAAGTTTTTCCGTGCAACGGTTTCTTTTGTTCCCTATGATGACGGTCGCTCGGCGAACAAGCCGTGGGGACGGTTGATAACGAGCACCTCGGGCGAATGGCCTGTAGCGGCCTTCGTCCTTTGGACCAGAGCGGGAGAGGCAGCGATGTCCAATCCGTGGGCCGAACAGCGCCGCAGCCCGCGCTGCTTTTTCTGCAGCTTGATCTTGCTGGCTGCCCTGGGGGGAATCGTTCGCGCCGCGGATCCGGCCGCACCCACCAAGTCGGACCCTTCGTCAGACTCGGCGGCGGCGTTGGGTCCGCTGGCCCTCGACGTTCAACCGGCCGACGCCGCGATGATGGTGGCGGTACGGCCACATCTGCTGCTCGGGCGCGAAGGCCTCAAAATTGCCGACGCCAATATCAATGCGCTGCGGACCGGTCTGACCAATCCGGTTTCGATCCGTCAGTTGGAACAAATCACGTTCGTCCGCTTGAAAGCCGATCCGCAACGTCCCGCGAGGGACGGCAACGGGACGAATCTGATCTTCGAGTTGAACGTCTTTCGCACGAAGTCTCCCATCGACTGGGAGCAGAAGCTCCAGAATTACCCGGTCAAGCTCGAGGAGCAGCGTTACGGCGAGACGGTGTTTTACGCGATCTCGGGAGAGCCCTCGCTCCGCTTCTGGCCGGTCGATGAACGGACGTACGTCGTGGCCGAGGACTACGATCTGAAACGGGCTATCGACGCGCATCGAAATCAAGAAGCGCCGCCGTGGAAAGAGACGATCCAGCAGGTGCCCGCGGCCGCGCTGGCCATCGCCGCCGATGCCGAGTACGTGCGCGGCGAATTCGAAAAAATCGCCGCCGGTCTGGGGGATCAACGGTTGATCGGCTCGCTGGCCAAGTCGCTGCTCGAGAAGGCCACGGCGATCTCGCTCATCGCCAGCGATCGCGAGCAATGCCGGCTCGACGCCGCGCTCGCCTTTGCCGACGAGAAAGCGGCCAAGAAAGGGACCGAGTCGATCAAGGCGCTCGTGGCCCTCGTCCGCTCGAATCGCAAGCAACTGCTCGATTCGCAGCTCCAGCGCGCCGCCGGAAGCGACGCCGCCAGCCGCGAACGATACGCCAGGCTCGCCGAAAAAATGTTCGAGTCGATTCGCATCGAGCAACAGGCCTCGCATGCCGCCGTCGGCGTGCAACTGGAAATGAAGATGGCCGCCGTCATGCCGATGGTGATCCAATCGGTGGGACAATTCGCCGGCATGGGCGGCGTGCCGGCCGAGGCCCTGTTCGCCGAGTCCCCCGATCCTGCCTTGCGCGAGCTGCCCGCGGGCGTGCTGAATTCCCCCGCGCTCGTCGAGCGCCGCGCGCGATCGGTGAAGCCCCTGCAGCGCGTGGGGATCGCCATGCACCAGCATCATTCCGCTCGGGGCTTCTTCCCCCCCCAGGCGATCTGCGACGAGCAGGGCACCCCGCTTTTGAGCTGGCGCGTGGCATTGTTGCCTTACCTGGGCGAGGAAGAAAAGGCGCTTTACGGCGAGTTTCACCTCGACGAGCCTTGGGACAGCGAGCATAACCGGACGCTGCTCGCCAGGATGCCCAAGGTTTACGCCGGACCGGCGCCAGACGTCGTCGGCGCATCTTCGACCGAAGCGGCCCTCTATGCGGTGGTCGGTCCGCATACGATGTTTCCCGAGTTCGGCGGCACCAAGATCTCGCAGGTCAAGGATGGAACGAACAACACGATTCTCCTCGTGGAATCGATGCGGCATGTGCCCTGGACCAGGCCCGAGGACATCCCGCTCCGCGAAGATGGCCACCCCCGCGATCCGCTGGGGGGATGGCATGCCCTGGGCTTTCACGTCTTGATGGCAGACGGATCGATTCTCTTCCTGGAAGAAAAGGTCGTGCGCGACGAGTTGCCTCGCATGCTGCGCATTGATGACGTCGCCGTGCAAACCGCCGAAGAAGACCCGGCGGAACCGGCCACCGAGGAAGCGGCGGACCAGTAGTGAGGCACCGAATTCGAGGAGGCTTCCCATGCGGAGCCGTATGGCATCGATCGTGCTCGTAGCGGTAATGCTGGAAGTCTGCGGCTTCTCAGCGTCCGTCTGGGGCGCCGACCGCCCGCCGTCGAGCGATTGGAACGAGATTCGCATTCTAGCTGGCCGCATCGATGCGGAACTCGACCGGCATTTGGCCGAAGCGGAAGTTCCCCCGGGCGAGTTTGCCACCGACGCGGAGTTTTTACGCCGGGTGTACCTCGATCTCGCCGGGCGCATTCCTCCCGTCTCGACCGCGCGCGAGTTTTTGTCGAACCCGTTCTATAGCAGCCGCGAGCAACTGGTCGACCGAGTGCTGACGGAACCCGCCCACGCGACGAATCTCGCTCGCGTCTGGCGACGGTTGCTGCTGCCCGAGATGGACGCGAACCAGCAGTTGCGTTTCATGGCCCCCAGCCTCGAGAGCTGGCTGCGACAGCAGTTCCTGGCCGAAATGCCCTACGACGAGCTCGTGCGAGCATTGATCTCGTACGAACTGCCCGGCGCCGACGGCAATCGCGGCGATTTTGATTTCTACGAAGTCTCTCCCCTGGCGTTCTACATCGCCAAGGACGCCAAGCCCGAGAACCTGGCCGCCAGCGCCGCGCGTCTTTTCCTGGGGGTGCAGATCGAGTGCGCCCAGTGCCACGACCATCCCTTCGACAACTGGAAGCGCGAGCAGTTCTGGTCGCTGGCCGGCTTCTTCTCGGGGGTCAAGAAACAACAGCCCGACCAGCCCTTCTCGGTCATCGTCGAGGAGCCGGACCGGCACGAGATCACCATCGTCGGAACGGAGACGGTCGTGCCGGCGTTGTTTCTCGACGGCAAATCGCCCGAATGGGCAGAAAAGGAATCGTCGCGGACGACGTTGGCCAAATGGGTCACCTCGCGCGAGAATCCCTACTTTGCCAAGGCCACGATGAATCGTCTCTGGGCCCACTTCTTCGGCCATGGCCTGGTCGATCCGGTGGATGACTTTTCGGCCGACAATCCACCCAGCCATCCCGAGTTACTCGAGCTGCTCGCGCGCGAGTTCGTCGCGCACGACTTCAACCTGTCGTACATGATGCGGGCCCTGGTCTCGACGCGCGCCTATCAGCGTTCGAGTCTGGTGAGCGACGAGCGACAGGCCGATCCCCGCCTGTTCGCGGTGATGCCGGTGCGGGCCCTCGACGCCGAACGGTTGCTGGCCAGCTTCGACGAGGCCGTGCTATACCACAATCCCAACGTGCAGTCGCCGTTCGTAACCGATGTTTCGCGGATGACCTTTCTCGATACGTTCACACGCGGCAGCGACGATCTGACCGAGGCCCAGACCTCGATCATTCAGGCGCTGACGCTGATGAACGGCGAATTGGTCGCCGGCGCCACGCAGACCGGCAAGAACGCCGTCTACACGGGTGACCGGCCGCGGAGCATGCAGGGGGCCACGACCCGGCTCATGACCTCCGTGCTCGCCTTTCCCGGACTGACGACGCGCGATCGGCTCGAGCTGCTCTACCTCGCCACGGTCACGCGTCCTCCGCGCGCCGACGAGTTGGAGCGTTACACCACCTACATCGATTCGGCTGACAAGCAGCAGCGCGACGCGCGCCTGAGCGACGTGCTGTGGGCATTGTTGAACAGCAGCGAGTTCCTCACCAATCACTAGATCGCGCGTCTTTCATCGCAAGGAGCAGAACGATGCCAGGTAAACTTTCGCGCGGACAGGCCCTCGCCGGGCAGCTTTCGCGCCGCGATCTGTTGCGCATGGCGGCCGCCGGTGCCGTGGGCGCCACCGCGGCTCCCTGGTTCGGTTCGCTGGCGGCGCGGGGCGCGGAGGATCCGGCCCGCCATCGCTCGTGCATCTTGCTCTGGATGTCGGGGGGCCCCAGTCAGACCGACACCTTCGATCTGAAGACCGGCCACAAGAATGGCGGACCCTTCCAGGGGATCGATACCGCCGTGCCGGGCATTCGCGTCAGCGAACACCTGCCCAAGATCGCCCGGCAGGCGAAGGAACTCGCCATTATCCGTTCGATGAACACGAAAGAAGGGGACCACACCCGGGCCACCTTCCAGATGCACACGGGCTATCTTCCCGGCGGCCCCGTCCTCTACCCGTCACTTGGCTGCCTGCTGGGCAAAGAGATGGGGCTCGAAGATTCCGAACTGCCCAACTGCGTCTCGGTGGGCATGAATCCCTTCATCAGTCCGGGGGCCTTCTCGCCGGGGTTCCTTGGCCCGCAGCACGCGCCGCTGGTCGTCGGCAATCCGTACGGCGTGGCGGTCGCGCGTCCCAACGACGATGCCGTGGATCAGGCCCTGCGCGTGCCGAACCTGAGCCTCGCCGGCGGCGTCACCCGTTCCCAGGCCGACCAGCGCCTGGCCATGCTACACGACATGGAGAGCTCGTTCGCGTCGCGCCGGCCGGGGCTCGTCACTGCCGGTCACCGCGCGGCGTACGAGCGGGCCGATCGCCTGATGCGCTCCGCCGCGATCAAGGCCTTCGACCTGCAGGACGAAGCCGCTACGCTGCGCGACGCCTACGGCCGCAACCCGTTCGGGCAAGGCTGCCTGCTGGCGCGGCGTCTCGTCGAACGGGGCGTACCCTTTGTCGAGGTCTCGCTCAACGGCCTGCCCGACCAACAGGTCTTCGGCTGGGACACCCACCAGAACAATTTCGACTCGGTGGCCAGGCTCTCCGAACTGCTCGACGCCGGTTGGGCCACGCTCGTCGAGGATCTCAAGCTGCGCGGCCTGCTCGATTCGACCCTCATCGTGTGGATGGGGGAGTTCGGCCGCACGCCCACGATCAACTCCAGCAACGGACGCGATCACTTTCCCAACGCCTGGAGCGCCGTGCTCGCCGGTGGCGGCGTCGCGGGAGGACAGGTGATCGGTCGGACGAGCGACGACGGGCAAGAAGTCGTGGATCGACCGGTCGCCGTGGTCGACTTGCTCGCCACGATCGTGATGGCCCTGGGGCTCGATCCCCTGAAGCAGAACATGTCGAACGTTGGCCGGCCGATTCGCCTGGCCGATCCCGAGGCGAAACCCTTGCGGGAGTGCCTGGCATGAGTCGCCCCCTCCACTTCGAGCAATGCGGCGTGGCGGCCGCGCTCGCCGCCGCGCTGCTGTTGTTCTCGAGCATCGCCGCCGTGGCAGACGACGCGAGCGAGCCGGCAACGCCCGCGGTGGCGCAGACCGACGACATTCAGGACGTGCTCTTCCTGGTGCCCGATGGCGCGCACCTCATCCGGCTCCACATCCGCCGCGGCGACCTGAGCTACCAGGCCCGCTGGGGCGACTACCTGGTGGGCCTCTTCGAACGGCTCGATCAGGATCGTAGCGGCGACCTCGACGATCGGGAGCTCGCGCGCGGGCCCTGGGCACAACTCGCCTCGGCGCGGCAACAGGTCGAGCGGCAAATCGTGTCGCAACCGTTCGGGCTGCTCGACTTCGACACCGAGGTGGAAGACGATCGTGTCTCGTTCAGCGAGTTCAT comes from Pirellulales bacterium and encodes:
- a CDS encoding DUF1501 domain-containing protein, whose amino-acid sequence is MPGKLSRGQALAGQLSRRDLLRMAAAGAVGATAAPWFGSLAARGAEDPARHRSCILLWMSGGPSQTDTFDLKTGHKNGGPFQGIDTAVPGIRVSEHLPKIARQAKELAIIRSMNTKEGDHTRATFQMHTGYLPGGPVLYPSLGCLLGKEMGLEDSELPNCVSVGMNPFISPGAFSPGFLGPQHAPLVVGNPYGVAVARPNDDAVDQALRVPNLSLAGGVTRSQADQRLAMLHDMESSFASRRPGLVTAGHRAAYERADRLMRSAAIKAFDLQDEAATLRDAYGRNPFGQGCLLARRLVERGVPFVEVSLNGLPDQQVFGWDTHQNNFDSVARLSELLDAGWATLVEDLKLRGLLDSTLIVWMGEFGRTPTINSSNGRDHFPNAWSAVLAGGGVAGGQVIGRTSDDGQEVVDRPVAVVDLLATIVMALGLDPLKQNMSNVGRPIRLADPEAKPLRECLA
- a CDS encoding DUF1553 domain-containing protein, which gives rise to MRSRMASIVLVAVMLEVCGFSASVWGADRPPSSDWNEIRILAGRIDAELDRHLAEAEVPPGEFATDAEFLRRVYLDLAGRIPPVSTAREFLSNPFYSSREQLVDRVLTEPAHATNLARVWRRLLLPEMDANQQLRFMAPSLESWLRQQFLAEMPYDELVRALISYELPGADGNRGDFDFYEVSPLAFYIAKDAKPENLAASAARLFLGVQIECAQCHDHPFDNWKREQFWSLAGFFSGVKKQQPDQPFSVIVEEPDRHEITIVGTETVVPALFLDGKSPEWAEKESSRTTLAKWVTSRENPYFAKATMNRLWAHFFGHGLVDPVDDFSADNPPSHPELLELLAREFVAHDFNLSYMMRALVSTRAYQRSSLVSDERQADPRLFAVMPVRALDAERLLASFDEAVLYHNPNVQSPFVTDVSRMTFLDTFTRGSDDLTEAQTSIIQALTLMNGELVAGATQTGKNAVYTGDRPRSMQGATTRLMTSVLAFPGLTTRDRLELLYLATVTRPPRADELERYTTYIDSADKQQRDARLSDVLWALLNSSEFLTNH
- a CDS encoding DUF1559 domain-containing protein, with the translated sequence MSNPWAEQRRSPRCFFCSLILLAALGGIVRAADPAAPTKSDPSSDSAAALGPLALDVQPADAAMMVAVRPHLLLGREGLKIADANINALRTGLTNPVSIRQLEQITFVRLKADPQRPARDGNGTNLIFELNVFRTKSPIDWEQKLQNYPVKLEEQRYGETVFYAISGEPSLRFWPVDERTYVVAEDYDLKRAIDAHRNQEAPPWKETIQQVPAAALAIAADAEYVRGEFEKIAAGLGDQRLIGSLAKSLLEKATAISLIASDREQCRLDAALAFADEKAAKKGTESIKALVALVRSNRKQLLDSQLQRAAGSDAASRERYARLAEKMFESIRIEQQASHAAVGVQLEMKMAAVMPMVIQSVGQFAGMGGVPAEALFAESPDPALRELPAGVLNSPALVERRARSVKPLQRVGIAMHQHHSARGFFPPQAICDEQGTPLLSWRVALLPYLGEEEKALYGEFHLDEPWDSEHNRTLLARMPKVYAGPAPDVVGASSTEAALYAVVGPHTMFPEFGGTKISQVKDGTNNTILLVESMRHVPWTRPEDIPLREDGHPRDPLGGWHALGFHVLMADGSILFLEEKVVRDELPRMLRIDDVAVQTAEEDPAEPATEEAADQ